The Klebsiella sp. RHBSTW-00484 genome includes a window with the following:
- a CDS encoding SDR family NAD(P)-dependent oxidoreductase, whose product MAQKWILVTGGSRGIGRALVMGLAKSWNVVFTGRNEAAINDIQAQASGDDSSHWVRGYACDGNDEAWVEQLAQSLLAEWGAPEAIIHNAGIARDGLHIHQNAAIWREVLETNVIAMMNWNRVLLPAMLMQRRGSIVMMSSVSALKGNVGQTAYAASKAAMGGMARSLALEVGRFGIRVNCLAPGLIRTEMLEEIPAQKLKEMRQSIPLRRLGETDDVLQAVAFLIGEGSQYITGQTLVLDGGLSA is encoded by the coding sequence ATGGCGCAGAAATGGATACTGGTTACCGGTGGTAGCCGCGGCATCGGTCGGGCGCTGGTGATGGGGTTGGCGAAAAGCTGGAATGTGGTGTTTACCGGTCGCAATGAAGCGGCGATCAACGACATCCAGGCGCAGGCGAGCGGAGACGATTCATCCCATTGGGTGCGAGGTTACGCCTGCGATGGCAACGACGAAGCGTGGGTTGAACAGCTTGCGCAGTCGCTACTGGCCGAGTGGGGCGCGCCGGAGGCGATTATCCACAATGCCGGGATCGCCCGTGATGGCCTGCATATTCATCAGAATGCGGCAATCTGGCGCGAGGTGCTGGAGACTAACGTTATCGCAATGATGAACTGGAACCGGGTTCTGCTGCCGGCGATGCTGATGCAGCGACGCGGTTCTATCGTGATGATGTCATCGGTCAGCGCGCTCAAGGGTAACGTCGGTCAGACGGCCTATGCTGCGAGCAAAGCGGCGATGGGCGGTATGGCGCGTTCACTGGCGTTGGAGGTCGGGCGTTTCGGTATCCGGGTGAACTGCCTGGCGCCGGGCTTGATTCGTACTGAAATGCTTGAAGAGATCCCGGCACAAAAATTAAAAGAGATGCGCCAGTCGATACCGCTGCGCAGATTGGGTGAAACGGATGATGTGCTTCAGGCGGTGGCGTTTTTAATCGGTGAGGGGAGTCAATATATCACCGGCCAGACCCTGGTGCTGGACGGCGGACTGAGTGCCTGA
- a CDS encoding winged helix-turn-helix domain-containing protein gives MRFDIEGFITFDTEEASLVNLLTGDCIELSATSTRLLSCLLQYREDIISRVDIFQTVFEQYGARPSNSNLNQYISTLRRSLSDLGIEKNVIITVPRIGFKISNEIIITTDSDYHTSFSLPTLSPEPPEPMTIGQHRKTIILFILIAAGLMLLSYFFIHKKQSSGIFLTQDKCTIYGTGSISATEILRNQKLLPSGLDCSTPKKIYFFNRQMSEEQDLGIYMDIFILECDLKYQKCHSYYYKEIKNA, from the coding sequence GCGATTGTATTGAACTATCAGCCACATCTACTCGCCTTCTTAGCTGTCTGCTGCAATATCGGGAAGATATTATCTCGCGTGTTGATATTTTTCAGACGGTGTTTGAACAATATGGTGCCAGACCTTCTAATAGTAATCTGAATCAATATATATCCACACTGCGCCGTAGCTTGTCTGACCTTGGAATTGAGAAAAATGTGATTATTACGGTGCCGCGAATCGGTTTTAAGATTTCTAATGAAATTATTATTACCACCGATAGTGATTATCACACATCTTTCTCTCTCCCGACTCTTTCCCCAGAACCCCCTGAGCCTATGACGATCGGGCAACATCGCAAAACGATCATTTTATTTATCCTGATCGCTGCCGGTCTCATGCTCCTCTCTTACTTTTTTATCCATAAAAAACAATCATCTGGCATTTTCCTCACTCAGGATAAATGCACCATTTACGGCACAGGCAGCATATCTGCAACAGAAATACTCAGGAATCAAAAACTGCTCCCCTCCGGGCTCGATTGTTCTACGCCAAAGAAAATATACTTTTTCAATCGGCAGATGAGCGAAGAACAGGACTTAGGCATTTATATGGACATATTCATACTGGAATGCGATCTTAAGTACCAAAAATGCCATAGTTACTACTATAAGGAAATAAAAAATGCGTAA
- a CDS encoding HD domain-containing protein, translated as MKIHLLPTLASIANTLDMINPKLNLHHVRTAFIVSHLANLVHFSSAQRRKTVLAALIHDIGGLNEKSRLEPLSYIDDEHNNHALIGSELLSRIPLFRPLNRIVRYHHTHWRKGLGHYIEGELVPEESHLLFFADRLDVLYCQHRTSHVPFLGKKLLEIVTAGANILYKEEYIQAFRTLSSNEHFWSVMASSDYRDYIKEIPRIHNDTISLHNLRDIAELLSFIIDQFSQQTPWHSSAVGHIAGYLATKMDMSAMQSLKVEIGGLLHNIACLDHSPPHEGSASPDKALRSLYPIEEIDDIAEWGILQDSPNPYAALIAVSRQVVHALTNSRAEEKSLARLIKHNQGDEIHQLVVSLVAQNSSQIIQIYRATATEIKELVTRIEQLAPRT; from the coding sequence ATGAAGATACATTTACTTCCTACATTAGCCAGCATCGCAAATACCCTTGATATGATTAATCCTAAGCTGAATCTGCATCATGTCAGAACTGCTTTTATCGTATCGCACCTGGCTAATTTAGTTCATTTCTCTTCGGCTCAGCGTCGTAAAACCGTTCTTGCGGCCCTCATCCATGATATCGGCGGATTGAATGAAAAATCGCGTCTTGAACCGCTTAGTTACATTGATGATGAACATAACAACCATGCGCTTATTGGCAGCGAATTACTCAGCAGAATTCCTCTATTTCGCCCATTGAACAGGATTGTCCGCTATCACCACACCCACTGGCGAAAAGGCCTGGGGCATTACATCGAAGGGGAACTGGTCCCCGAAGAAAGCCATCTGCTATTCTTTGCCGATCGGCTGGATGTCCTTTATTGCCAGCACCGCACCAGTCATGTGCCCTTCTTAGGCAAGAAACTCCTCGAAATCGTGACTGCCGGGGCAAATATTCTCTATAAAGAAGAGTACATTCAGGCCTTCAGAACCCTCTCCAGCAATGAACACTTTTGGTCGGTGATGGCCTCCTCTGACTATCGGGATTACATTAAAGAAATCCCAAGAATTCATAACGATACTATTTCTTTACACAACCTACGTGATATTGCCGAATTGCTCTCGTTTATTATCGATCAGTTCAGCCAGCAGACACCTTGGCACTCCTCTGCTGTCGGACATATTGCCGGTTATCTGGCGACAAAAATGGACATGAGCGCGATGCAAAGCCTAAAAGTTGAGATTGGTGGGTTATTGCATAATATTGCGTGTCTTGATCATAGCCCGCCGCATGAGGGTTCGGCTTCGCCAGATAAAGCGCTGCGTTCACTCTATCCAATTGAAGAAATTGATGATATTGCTGAGTGGGGTATCCTGCAAGATAGCCCCAATCCGTATGCGGCACTTATCGCAGTCAGTCGTCAGGTGGTCCATGCGTTAACCAACTCACGGGCAGAAGAGAAATCGCTGGCTCGGTTAATTAAACATAACCAGGGGGATGAAATACATCAGCTGGTTGTATCTCTGGTCGCACAAAACTCTTCGCAGATTATTCAAATTTATCGCGCGACCGCAACAGAGATAAAAGAGCTAGTAACGCGTATCGAACAACTCGCCCCCCGCACTTAA
- a CDS encoding FidL-like protein yields the protein MRKYVLIFAICIPTLIALLIFYIRLNSHPPFSCESQYDLTENTNESILRSQGLLSVEYSNDRFLISAEGLLTSDRDKYIISRSITYTLKKHSASSSLFHIADARIIRHSADNTPENIAQQTLFGGQTNDRIIYINRVNDDTILFGNQTFPQYGCERK from the coding sequence ATGCGTAAATATGTCTTAATATTTGCGATTTGTATACCAACACTAATAGCATTGTTAATTTTTTATATTCGCCTCAACAGTCATCCGCCTTTTTCCTGTGAGTCGCAATACGATCTGACGGAGAACACAAATGAGAGTATTCTACGCTCACAAGGCTTGCTATCTGTAGAATATTCAAACGATCGGTTTTTAATCAGCGCTGAAGGATTACTCACCAGTGATAGGGATAAATATATCATCTCACGCAGCATCACCTACACATTAAAAAAACATTCTGCCAGCAGCTCTCTTTTTCATATTGCTGATGCCAGGATAATTCGTCACAGCGCCGATAATACACCGGAAAACATTGCACAACAGACTCTCTTTGGCGGCCAAACTAATGATAGAATCATCTATATAAATCGAGTCAATGATGATACTATTTTATTCGGCAACCAAACGTTCCCGCAATATGGCTGCGAGCGCAAATAA